A genomic segment from Cytophagales bacterium encodes:
- a CDS encoding T9SS type A sorting domain-containing protein, translated as MKKLLFLSLFLHIIFCANAQPGSIDLSFTVGTGANGIVLTTSIQSDGKIIIGGWFTSYNGTAINRIARLNADGTLDSTFTAGTGANFGVSTTSIQSDGKIIIGGQFTSYNVTAINRIARLNTDGTPDSTFTVGTGANNTVLTTSIQSDGKIIISGGFTSYNGTAINRIARLNADGTLDSTFTVGTGASNAVWTTSIQSDGKIIMGGNFTSYNGTAINRIARLNADGTLDGTFTVGMGASSDVYTTSIQSDGKIIIGGWFTSYNGTARNYITRLNADGTLDSTFTVGTGASWIAQATSIQSDGKIIIGGLFTTYNGTARNRIARLNADGILDGIFTVGIGADSTVFTTSIQSDGKIIIGGLFTSYNGTGRNGIARLLNCFPVTTPATSAICNGDSIFLQGAYQNAPGTYYDTLLAVNGCDSIHSTALTVNSTYSISDPAVAICNGDSSLIYGTYRTAAGTYYDSLTTVAGCDSVYSTALTIIIYNIIDPAVETCNGDSSLIYGTYRTTTGTYYDSLTTVNGCDSIHSTALTVNPTYNISDPAVAICNGDSALIYGTYRNTAGTYYDSLSTVSGCDSIITTGLTVNPLPAIPVITQNGDTLASSIANSYQWYYYDTLLIGANSQSYIPVKSGLYFVEITDTNGCTSISAAFSVTISSIKEDESIYGLKIYPNPNTGKFNIVMNITQAENLELKIVNNLGQVLFRENLKQFKGIYEKQLDLNKYPAGIYNLQLISKKGVINKQIIIE; from the coding sequence ATGAAAAAACTTCTATTCTTATCCTTGTTTTTGCACATAATTTTTTGTGCAAACGCCCAGCCCGGCTCCATTGACCTCTCCTTTACCGTTGGTACGGGAGCAAACGGTATTGTCCTAACAACCTCTATACAAAGCGATGGGAAAATTATTATCGGTGGCTGGTTCACTTCCTATAATGGAACAGCCATAAACCGCATTGCCCGCCTCAATGCGGATGGTACGCTTGACAGTACTTTTACCGCAGGAACGGGAGCAAACTTTGGTGTCTCTACAACCTCTATACAAAGCGATGGGAAAATTATTATCGGTGGACAATTCACTTCCTATAATGTAACAGCAATAAACCGTATTGCCCGCCTCAATACCGATGGTACCCCTGACAGTACTTTTACCGTTGGTACGGGAGCAAACAATACTGTCTTGACAACCTCCATACAAAGCGATGGGAAAATTATTATCAGTGGCGGGTTCACTTCCTATAATGGAACAGCAATAAACCGTATTGCCCGTCTCAATGCGGATGGTACCCTTGACAGTACTTTTACCGTTGGTACGGGAGCAAGCAATGCCGTATGGACAACCTCTATACAAAGCGATGGGAAAATTATTATGGGTGGTAACTTCACTTCCTATAATGGAACAGCCATAAACCGTATTGCCCGCCTCAATGCCGATGGTACACTTGACGGAACTTTTACCGTTGGTATGGGAGCAAGCAGTGATGTCTATACAACCTCTATACAAAGCGATGGGAAAATTATTATCGGGGGCTGGTTCACTTCCTATAATGGAACAGCAAGAAATTATATTACCCGCCTCAATGCGGATGGTACCCTTGACAGTACTTTTACCGTTGGTACGGGAGCAAGCTGGATTGCCCAGGCAACCTCTATACAAAGCGATGGGAAAATTATTATCGGTGGTTTGTTCACTACCTATAATGGAACAGCAAGAAACCGTATTGCCCGCCTCAATGCCGATGGTATCCTTGATGGTATTTTTACCGTAGGAATTGGAGCAGACAGTACTGTCTTTACAACCTCTATACAAAGCGATGGGAAAATTATTATCGGTGGTTTGTTCACTTCCTATAATGGAACAGGGAGAAACGGGATTGCAAGATTGTTAAATTGTTTCCCGGTAACAACTCCGGCAACTTCCGCTATCTGCAATGGCGACAGCATTTTCCTGCAAGGAGCATATCAGAATGCTCCTGGAACATATTACGATACCCTATTGGCTGTAAATGGCTGCGACAGCATACACTCAACAGCGCTTACAGTCAATTCAACATACAGCATCAGCGACCCGGCAGTTGCAATCTGCAACGGTGACAGTTCTCTAATTTACGGAACGTATAGAACCGCAGCAGGTACATATTACGACAGCTTGACAACCGTTGCCGGATGTGATAGTGTTTATTCAACAGCGCTTACTATCATAATTTATAACATCATTGACCCGGCAGTTGAAACCTGCAATGGTGACAGTTCTCTAATTTACGGAACGTATAGAACCACAACAGGTACATACTACGACAGCTTGACAACTGTTAATGGCTGCGACAGCATACACTCAACAGCGCTTACGGTCAATCCAACATACAACATCAGCGACCCGGCAGTTGCAATCTGCAACGGTGATAGCGCACTAATCTACGGAACATACAGAAATACAGCAGGTACATATTACGACAGTTTGTCAACTGTTAGCGGCTGCGACAGCATCATAACAACCGGCTTAACCGTAAATCCTTTACCGGCTATTCCGGTAATCACTCAAAACGGAGATACATTGGCATCAAGTATAGCCAATTCCTACCAATGGTATTATTACGACACATTGCTCATTGGTGCCAATTCACAGTCATATATACCTGTAAAATCGGGTTTATATTTTGTGGAGATAACTGATACAAATGGATGTACATCCATTTCAGCCGCATTCAGCGTAACCATTTCAAGCATTAAAGAAGATGAATCAATTTATGGTTTGAAAATATATCCCAATCCCAATACCGGCAAGTTCAATATTGTAATGAACATAACACAAGCAGAAAATTTAGAGCTAAAAATCGTCAACAATTTGGGACAGGTATTATTTAGAGAGAATCTAAAACAATTTAAAGGCATCTACGAAAAGCAACTTGATTTAAATAAATATCCGGCAGGCATCTATAATCTCCAATTAATAAGCAAAAAAGGAGTAATTAATAAACAGATAATAATTGAATAA
- a CDS encoding DUF2281 domain-containing protein encodes MNNLRKIEQKISSLPPGLMYDLELYLDFLSQKFKSTTHSKLKQKWAGALKEYRSKYTSIELQKKSLDWRG; translated from the coding sequence ATGAACAATTTAAGAAAGATTGAACAGAAAATAAGTAGCTTACCTCCTGGATTAATGTATGATTTAGAATTATATTTAGATTTTTTATCGCAAAAATTCAAATCTACAACACATAGCAAGTTAAAGCAAAAATGGGCTGGTGCATTGAAAGAATATCGTTCTAAATATACTTCTATTGAGTTACAAAAAAAGTCATTAGATTGGAGGGGGTAA
- a CDS encoding type II toxin-antitoxin system VapC family toxin, whose amino-acid sequence MFLVDTNIWLERLLEQEKTEEVKLFLQEIPANILFISDFTLHSIGIIMTKLNRKDEFKDFLVDIFENGKLNYLSLRPLELPDLITYINSKRLDFDDAYQVVVSKKYKLEIVSFDKDFEKAGIKPLKPFEAINKYKKIA is encoded by the coding sequence ATGTTTTTAGTAGATACCAATATTTGGCTTGAAAGATTACTTGAACAAGAAAAGACAGAGGAAGTAAAATTATTCTTACAAGAAATTCCAGCCAATATATTATTTATTTCTGATTTTACCCTTCATTCAATCGGTATCATAATGACAAAGCTTAATAGAAAAGATGAATTTAAGGATTTTTTAGTTGATATTTTTGAAAATGGCAAGCTGAATTATTTATCGTTAAGGCCATTAGAATTGCCAGATTTGATTACATATATAAATTCAAAAAGATTAGACTTTGATGATGCTTATCAAGTTGTAGTTTCTAAAAAATACAAACTGGAAATAGTAAGTTTTGACAAAGATTTTGAAAAAGCTGGTATTAAACCGTTAAAGCCATTTGAAGCTATTAATAAATATAAAAAAATTGCATAA